One window of the Longimicrobiaceae bacterium genome contains the following:
- a CDS encoding L,D-transpeptidase family protein, translating to MRPNWYAAAAMVALLAACGGKDDAKAGEGAAPAASAGAQANNPNAVAVAWDPREQDPTPEQIAAQRMDMSWQQVVQMDSMAPGRPVKNPERWNQITAQAVNNSPMHLPLTGDVEGPSVLRVQILLDRALFSPGMMDGRWGKNAAEALYWFQKMNGLRATAVVDSPTVAKLSQLAGSPRELVVRRTLTANDVAGPFTTIPKDVYEQAKLDCSCYQTLTEKLSEKFHITQDLLKQLNPGTDLDHVAAGTAINAPAVDGDRKSKGTVASIEVSGRGTYVHALDASGRILYHFPSTLGATYSPSPSGKFAVSTVTQDPAWHYQPALLTGVDDSLPEAMVPKGPNNAVGVVWMALSEPHYGIHGTGSPETIGYATSHGCVRLTNWDAEFLSHQVRRGIPVHFRDIAGAGNGTAPSDVGRSEANAAANASASKAGGTTTPARSGASGGRTGGTSGRTGTSGRTGARADSANRTAKPRTRPRAADTTATPDSTSQR from the coding sequence ATGAGACCCAACTGGTACGCTGCCGCCGCGATGGTGGCGCTGCTCGCCGCCTGCGGAGGCAAGGACGACGCGAAAGCCGGCGAAGGTGCGGCGCCCGCAGCTTCGGCGGGCGCGCAGGCCAACAACCCGAACGCGGTGGCAGTGGCGTGGGATCCGCGCGAGCAGGACCCGACGCCGGAGCAGATCGCCGCCCAGCGCATGGATATGTCGTGGCAGCAGGTGGTGCAGATGGACAGCATGGCACCCGGCCGCCCGGTGAAGAACCCCGAGCGCTGGAACCAGATCACCGCGCAGGCGGTGAACAACAGCCCCATGCACCTGCCGCTCACCGGCGACGTGGAGGGCCCCAGCGTACTGCGCGTGCAGATCCTGCTGGACCGCGCCCTCTTCTCGCCCGGCATGATGGACGGCCGCTGGGGCAAGAACGCGGCGGAGGCGCTGTACTGGTTCCAGAAGATGAACGGCCTGCGCGCCACCGCCGTGGTCGACTCGCCCACGGTCGCAAAGCTGTCGCAGCTGGCGGGCAGCCCGCGCGAGCTGGTCGTGCGGCGCACGCTCACGGCGAACGACGTGGCGGGGCCGTTCACCACCATCCCGAAAGACGTGTACGAGCAGGCCAAGCTGGACTGCTCCTGCTACCAGACGCTCACCGAGAAGCTGAGCGAGAAGTTCCACATTACCCAGGACCTGCTCAAGCAGCTCAACCCCGGCACGGACCTGGACCACGTGGCCGCCGGCACCGCCATCAACGCCCCCGCGGTGGACGGCGACCGGAAGTCCAAAGGCACGGTAGCCTCCATCGAGGTGTCGGGCCGCGGGACGTACGTGCACGCGCTGGACGCGTCGGGCCGTATCCTGTACCACTTCCCCTCTACGCTGGGCGCCACGTACTCGCCGTCGCCGTCCGGCAAGTTCGCGGTGAGCACCGTCACGCAGGACCCGGCGTGGCACTACCAGCCCGCGCTGCTCACGGGCGTGGACGATAGCCTGCCCGAGGCGATGGTCCCCAAGGGTCCCAACAACGCCGTGGGCGTGGTGTGGATGGCGCTCTCGGAGCCGCACTACGGCATCCACGGCACGGGCAGCCCGGAGACGATCGGCTACGCGACCTCGCACGGCTGCGTGCGGCTCACCAACTGGGACGCGGAGTTCCTGAGCCACCAGGTGCGCCGCGGCATCCCCGTGCACTTCCGCGACATCGCAGGTGCCGGCAACGGCACGGCGCCGAGCGACGTGGGCCGAAGCGAGGCGAACGCGGCGGCGAACGCATCGGCCAGCAAGGCGGGCGGGACGACGACTCCGGCACGCAGCGGAGCGTCTGGCGGACGCACCGGCGGCACCAGCGGACGCACCGGCACCAGCGGACGCACCGGCGCGCGGGCGGACAGCGCGAACCGCACGGCCAAGCCCCGCACCCGGCCCCGCGCCGCGGACACAACGGCGACGCCCGACAGCACCTCGCAGCGCTGA